In Candidatus Omnitrophota bacterium, one DNA window encodes the following:
- the nikR gene encoding nickel-responsive transcriptional regulator NikR, whose product MPGAVRFSVSLSEELMEHFDALLLEKGYKNRSEGIRDLIRDFLVLQEVEENKEIVGVITLVYDHHVHELTEKLIQLQHNSPVQVITSMHVHLDHHNCLEVIIAKGEGKVIHDFADRMIGTRGVKHGNLTITTTGANVPR is encoded by the coding sequence ATGCCGGGAGCGGTTCGATTCAGCGTTTCACTTTCGGAAGAGTTGATGGAACACTTCGACGCCCTCTTGTTGGAGAAGGGCTACAAAAACCGGTCGGAGGGAATCCGGGATTTGATCCGGGATTTCCTCGTCCTGCAAGAAGTGGAAGAGAACAAGGAAATCGTCGGCGTCATTACCCTCGTCTACGATCACCACGTCCACGAATTGACAGAGAAATTGATCCAGCTGCAGCACAACAGTCCGGTGCAGGTCATTACCAGCATGCACGTTCATCTGGATCATCACAACTGTCTGGAAGTCATCATCGCGAAAGGCGAAGGCAAGGTCATCCACGATTTCGCCGACCGCATGATCGGAACGCGGGGCGTCAAACACGGGAACCTCACTATCACTACCACGGGCGCGAACGTGCCGCGATAA
- a CDS encoding sulfite exporter TauE/SafE family protein: MNTAKMQILRIVLTLGIMGIGAGSGLEEAWSHPLGNFSLNHYTVIEIHPQIVIAQHVLDFAEIPSYNELAKVDVDNDNLVTPQEIENYRAGVSKRFLPSFHYALIGENGASEALTPSVQDKKIILSYGQAGLTCLQIRLICTIKGDFSGQRRFAFQDGVTPFVRGSQEIRIKTLPGVTLREQDIESSSLAVPILLADDIYEIDGLDVRLIFQAQKPEGEVALPVPIDVLTMMNPMSIPQYPLEPDANGAYKILKSPIQPNMEVQAKISTLQPRSIMDATGLLGLPSGSSASTAKTAADSSKQDSGWADLIRKENLNPAFVLMAILASIFFGAAHALSPGHGKTVVAAYLVGSRGTIWHAVFLGIVVTITHVSSVLALGLITLFFSQYIMPETLYPVIESGSGLLIIAIGMSLFLKRYGAYQRMRFAESLGAETLHHHGDEHPHPHPHEHPHGHEHNHDHAQVYHHSLEDHEHRPGTHTHEIPADAAMKDLLLLGITGGILPCPTAIVVLLVAISMHRLLFGLLLIVFFSFGLAAVLIAIGVLMVTAKRLMDRFSGTGKTISILQIVSPALVMLLGLLIFVRGLQTGGYITFHF; encoded by the coding sequence ATGAATACCGCGAAAATGCAAATCCTGCGAATCGTTCTGACTCTGGGGATTATGGGGATAGGCGCTGGCAGCGGTTTGGAGGAAGCCTGGAGTCACCCTTTAGGCAATTTTTCTCTCAACCACTATACTGTAATCGAAATTCACCCGCAAATCGTCATCGCGCAGCATGTTTTGGATTTCGCCGAAATTCCTTCCTACAACGAATTGGCGAAAGTGGACGTGGATAACGACAATCTCGTTACACCCCAAGAAATAGAGAATTACCGGGCGGGAGTTTCAAAACGGTTTCTTCCGAGTTTCCATTATGCGTTGATCGGCGAGAACGGCGCCTCCGAAGCGTTAACGCCTTCAGTGCAGGATAAAAAGATCATTCTCTCTTACGGGCAGGCGGGTTTGACGTGCCTGCAAATCCGGCTGATTTGTACGATAAAAGGGGATTTTTCCGGACAGCGCCGATTCGCTTTTCAAGACGGCGTGACGCCTTTCGTCCGAGGCTCTCAGGAAATCCGCATTAAAACTCTTCCCGGCGTAACGTTGCGCGAACAGGATATCGAATCGTCCAGCCTCGCCGTTCCGATTCTCTTGGCGGATGATATTTACGAAATCGACGGTTTGGATGTCCGTTTGATATTTCAGGCGCAGAAGCCGGAGGGAGAGGTCGCTTTACCCGTCCCAATCGACGTATTAACGATGATGAATCCTATGTCGATTCCGCAATATCCGCTTGAGCCTGACGCGAACGGCGCCTATAAAATTTTAAAATCTCCCATTCAACCCAATATGGAAGTGCAAGCGAAAATATCCACACTGCAACCCCGCAGCATTATGGATGCGACGGGATTATTGGGCTTGCCGAGCGGCTCCTCCGCTTCCACCGCAAAGACCGCAGCTGACAGTTCCAAGCAGGATTCGGGATGGGCGGATTTGATCCGGAAAGAAAACTTGAATCCCGCTTTCGTATTGATGGCGATCCTGGCTTCGATTTTCTTCGGCGCCGCGCACGCCCTGTCGCCCGGACACGGAAAAACCGTCGTAGCCGCCTATCTCGTCGGCTCGCGGGGGACGATATGGCACGCCGTCTTTTTGGGGATTGTCGTCACCATAACCCATGTCTCCAGCGTTCTAGCGTTAGGGCTGATTACGCTATTCTTTTCGCAATACATCATGCCCGAAACCTTGTATCCCGTCATCGAAAGCGGTTCGGGATTGCTCATTATCGCTATCGGCATGAGTTTATTTTTAAAACGCTACGGCGCCTATCAACGAATGCGCTTCGCCGAGAGCCTGGGCGCGGAAACGCTTCATCATCACGGCGATGAGCATCCTCACCCGCATCCGCATGAACATCCGCACGGACATGAACATAATCACGATCACGCCCAAGTATATCACCACAGCTTGGAAGATCACGAGCATAGGCCAGGAACGCATACGCATGAGATTCCCGCCGACGCCGCGATGAAAGACCTTCTGCTGCTGGGAATCACGGGAGGGATTCTTCCCTGCCCCACGGCGATCGTAGTGCTGCTGGTCGCCATTTCCATGCACCGGCTCTTGTTCGGGCTGCTGCTTATCGTCTTCTTCAGTTTCGGGCTGGCGGCGGTTTTGATTGCGATCGGCGTTTTGATGGTTACCGCCAAGCGGCTGATGGACCGATTTTCGGGAACGGGAAAAACGATATCCATCCTGCAAATCGTTTCCCCCGCGCTAGTCATGTTGTTGGGATTGCTTATCTTCGTGCGGGGATTGCAGACGGGCGGGTATATTACATTTCATTTTTGA